The Pedobacter mucosus genome window below encodes:
- a CDS encoding nucleoside triphosphate pyrophosphohydrolase family protein, which yields MQETNSLNQVAEFHTTFKHPILDSPIIPSKQRANLRIALLAEELKELQEAVENDDLVEVADALCDLQYVLSGAIHEFGLGRKFKTLFDEVHRSNMSKACKTVEEAAQTVQFYFDKDQTESYYKEVDGLFLVFRSADDKTLKSINYSPADLKSYLENR from the coding sequence ATGCAGGAAACTAATTCATTAAATCAGGTTGCAGAATTCCATACTACTTTTAAACATCCAATTTTAGATTCGCCAATTATCCCTTCTAAACAAAGAGCAAACTTAAGAATTGCACTTCTAGCAGAAGAGTTGAAGGAACTTCAGGAAGCGGTCGAAAATGATGATTTAGTGGAAGTTGCCGATGCACTTTGCGATTTGCAATATGTACTTTCTGGTGCAATTCATGAATTTGGTTTGGGTAGAAAGTTTAAAACACTTTTTGATGAAGTACATCGTTCCAACATGAGCAAAGCTTGCAAAACTGTTGAAGAAGCAGCGCAAACTGTTCAATTTTATTTTGATAAAGATCAAACAGAATCTTATTATAAAGAAGTGGATGGCCTGTTTTTAGTATTTCGATCAGCGGATGATAAAACCTTAAAATCAATAAATTATTCTCCTGCGGATTTAAAATCTTATCTAGAAAATCGTTAA
- a CDS encoding alpha/beta fold hydrolase — protein MKKLKEITKELRLLIDQQDENRHLLIRKFILYSPKMPLRLHQQQLIAESKQFQLSVYDAYFTQSNLNINCFSWGKGKTKVLLTHGWASKGLDFYELIVELRKIDDLEIITFDAPGNGSSISELSNLILYVNSIKAIYSNYAKPNIIIGHSLGVMANAIAIQELAFEPDLSISIAPLIRLKENFEQSLNLLEITQTDQETFFTNFADEVNVPASHFNIIERYTPNANQNHFLAFDPDDYISPYAYLKDFLDINPSINAKSYHDIGHYKILKSAVLINDVVEKVKILA, from the coding sequence GTGAAGAAGCTAAAAGAAATTACAAAAGAACTTAGACTATTAATAGATCAGCAGGATGAAAATCGGCATTTATTAATAAGAAAATTCATTCTGTATTCCCCAAAAATGCCATTGAGGTTGCACCAACAGCAGTTAATAGCGGAATCTAAGCAATTTCAGTTGAGCGTTTACGATGCTTACTTTACACAATCTAACTTAAATATAAATTGTTTTAGCTGGGGAAAAGGAAAAACAAAAGTTTTACTTACACATGGTTGGGCATCTAAAGGATTAGATTTTTATGAGTTAATTGTTGAGCTTCGAAAAATAGATGATCTGGAGATTATTACCTTTGATGCGCCTGGAAACGGAAGCTCAATATCTGAACTTTCCAACCTAATTTTATATGTAAATTCTATTAAAGCCATCTATAGTAATTACGCAAAACCAAACATCATTATAGGTCATTCTTTAGGTGTCATGGCAAATGCAATCGCAATTCAGGAATTAGCTTTTGAGCCTGATTTATCAATTAGTATTGCTCCATTAATTAGATTGAAAGAAAATTTTGAACAAAGCTTAAATCTGCTTGAAATTACCCAAACGGATCAAGAAACTTTTTTTACAAATTTTGCAGACGAGGTCAATGTTCCGGCAAGTCACTTTAACATTATAGAAAGATATACGCCGAATGCAAATCAAAATCATTTTTTAGCTTTTGATCCCGATGATTATATCTCTCCGTACGCTTACTTAAAGGATTTTTTAGACATCAATCCTAGCATTAATGCTAAATCTTATCATGATATTGGGCACTATAAAATATTAAAGTCTGCGGTTCTAATAAATGATGTTGTTGAAAAGGTGAAAATATTGGCCTAA
- the rhaT gene encoding L-rhamnose/proton symporter RhaT translates to MQAILGVIFHFIGGFASGSFYIPYKKVKGWAWESYWIVGGIFSWLIVPPLAAFLTIPNFTDIIASADGKILLITYLFGVLWGIGGLTYGLGVRYLGVSLGSSIILGLCMVLGSILPSIYFEVFPQAGKDTFSMFLHTDWGRMVLLGLFVCVVGIVICGKAGTMKEKEINSAVTDPHGLEVKTEFKFGLGLFVGIVSGVLSACFNFGIEAGKPMADAANSIWKASNPAETGNFLFQNNVTYIIILWGGLTTNFIWCMVLNARNKTFGDYTKRTTPLLKNYIFSALAGTTWFLQFFFYGMGESKMGNGASSWILHMAFIILIANIWGLVLKEWKGVSRKTLITVLVGILTIIASVLIVGYGNSIK, encoded by the coding sequence ATGCAGGCAATACTAGGCGTAATTTTTCATTTTATCGGGGGTTTCGCTTCTGGTAGTTTTTACATTCCATACAAAAAAGTTAAAGGTTGGGCTTGGGAAAGTTATTGGATCGTTGGCGGAATTTTTTCATGGCTAATCGTTCCACCTTTAGCAGCGTTTTTAACCATTCCTAATTTTACAGATATCATTGCAAGTGCAGATGGTAAAATCCTTTTAATCACTTATTTATTTGGTGTACTTTGGGGAATCGGTGGCTTAACTTATGGTTTAGGCGTTCGATATTTAGGCGTATCCTTAGGTAGCAGTATCATCTTGGGTTTATGCATGGTACTTGGATCAATCCTTCCATCAATTTATTTTGAAGTATTTCCTCAAGCCGGTAAAGATACTTTTTCTATGTTTCTTCATACCGATTGGGGTCGCATGGTTTTATTAGGTCTTTTTGTCTGCGTTGTAGGAATTGTTATCTGCGGTAAAGCAGGAACAATGAAAGAAAAAGAAATTAATTCAGCTGTTACCGATCCTCATGGATTGGAAGTAAAAACTGAGTTTAAATTCGGATTAGGTTTATTTGTCGGGATAGTTTCAGGCGTGTTAAGTGCTTGTTTTAACTTCGGTATAGAAGCTGGTAAACCAATGGCTGATGCTGCTAATTCAATTTGGAAAGCTTCAAACCCTGCTGAAACCGGAAATTTCCTTTTCCAAAATAATGTAACTTATATTATTATCCTTTGGGGTGGTTTAACCACTAATTTCATTTGGTGTATGGTTTTAAACGCCAGAAACAAAACATTTGGCGATTACACAAAGCGGACAACGCCCTTATTAAAAAACTACATATTTTCTGCTTTGGCAGGTACAACCTGGTTTCTTCAATTCTTTTTTTACGGAATGGGAGAGAGTAAAATGGGCAACGGTGCGAGTTCATGGATTTTACATATGGCCTTCATTATCCTTATTGCAAACATTTGGGGTTTAGTACTTAAGGAATGGAAAGGCGTCTCAAGAAAAACACTGATAACCGTTTTAGTAGGTATTTTAACCATCATAGCATCAGTTTTAATTGTTGGCTATGGTAATTCAATTAAATAA
- a CDS encoding bifunctional aldolase/short-chain dehydrogenase: protein MSVKETNYKYVSYLWDEEEAAKLAGDEVALLIYRSNLLGADLRLTNYGGGNTSCKLLEKDPLTGSETEVMWVKGSGGDLGTLKKSGLAALYVDRLRSLKNIYRGVEHEDEMVELFNHCIFDLSSKAPSIDTPLHGFLPFAHIDHLHPDAAIAIAAAKDGKKITEELFGGTIGWVEWKKPGFELGLQLKQCLDENPGIRGIMLGSHGLFTWGDTAYESYINTLDVIEICSDYLNQNYGKKAPVFGGQKIESATEDLRKKQAATLAPVLRGLCSSKQHMIGHFTDDARVLEFINSNDLSRLAPMGTSCPDHFLRTKISPLVLDLQSDADLTDTKALKLALEPVFEAYRKMYTDYYETCKHDNSPAIRDTNPVVILYPGIGMFTFSKDKQTARVAAEFYTNAINVMKGAEAISEYTSLPHQEAFNIEYWLLEEAKLQRMPKPKPLTGKIALITGSAGGIGKAIAKKFVSEGGVVILNDMNAERLEAAGKEFSTQFGKDSYSTTLLDVTSQEDIDKAFDDAALAFGGIDIVVNNAGLSISKTIGDTTEKDWDLLYDVLVKGQFFITQAAAKTMQKQNIGGDVINIVSKNALVSGPNNAGYGSAKAAQLHLSRLNAAELGADHIRVNVVNPDAVISDSNIWAGGWAEGRAKAYGITVAELPAYYAGRTLLNQIILPDDIANACFAFVGGLLQKSTGNVLNVDGGVAVAFVR from the coding sequence ATGTCTGTCAAAGAAACAAATTACAAGTACGTAAGCTATTTGTGGGATGAAGAAGAAGCTGCAAAATTAGCTGGTGATGAAGTAGCATTATTAATTTATCGCTCAAATTTATTGGGTGCTGATTTACGCCTAACCAATTATGGTGGTGGAAACACATCATGTAAGTTATTAGAAAAAGATCCATTAACTGGATCTGAAACCGAGGTAATGTGGGTAAAAGGTTCTGGTGGCGATTTAGGTACTTTAAAGAAAAGCGGTTTAGCTGCACTTTATGTAGATCGTTTACGTAGCCTTAAAAATATTTATCGTGGTGTAGAGCACGAAGATGAAATGGTTGAACTATTTAATCACTGCATTTTCGATTTAAGTTCAAAAGCGCCTTCAATTGATACGCCTTTACATGGGTTTTTACCATTTGCGCATATCGATCACTTACATCCTGATGCTGCTATTGCAATTGCGGCTGCAAAAGATGGAAAGAAGATTACAGAAGAATTATTTGGTGGAACAATTGGTTGGGTTGAATGGAAAAAACCTGGTTTCGAATTAGGACTTCAATTAAAACAATGTTTGGATGAGAATCCAGGAATCCGCGGAATTATGTTGGGTTCTCATGGTTTATTCACATGGGGAGATACTGCTTACGAAAGTTACATTAATACGCTAGATGTAATTGAAATTTGCTCCGATTATCTTAACCAAAATTACGGTAAGAAAGCTCCAGTTTTCGGCGGACAAAAAATAGAAAGCGCAACTGAAGATTTACGTAAAAAACAAGCTGCAACTTTAGCGCCGGTACTGCGTGGTTTATGTTCTTCTAAACAACACATGATTGGTCATTTTACTGATGATGCTCGTGTTTTGGAATTTATAAATTCTAATGATTTATCTCGCCTTGCGCCAATGGGTACAAGTTGTCCTGATCATTTCCTTCGTACAAAAATTAGTCCTTTGGTTTTAGATTTGCAAAGCGATGCCGATCTAACAGATACAAAAGCTTTAAAACTAGCCCTTGAGCCAGTTTTTGAAGCCTACAGAAAAATGTATACTGATTATTATGAAACTTGTAAGCATGATAATAGTCCTGCGATTCGTGATACCAATCCAGTTGTAATTTTATATCCAGGTATTGGAATGTTTACTTTTTCAAAAGATAAACAAACCGCAAGGGTAGCAGCAGAATTTTATACGAATGCTATTAATGTAATGAAAGGTGCAGAAGCAATTTCTGAATATACCTCATTACCACATCAAGAAGCATTTAACATTGAATATTGGTTGTTAGAGGAAGCAAAACTTCAACGTATGCCAAAACCAAAACCACTTACGGGTAAAATTGCCTTAATTACAGGTAGTGCTGGTGGAATTGGAAAAGCAATTGCTAAAAAGTTCGTTTCTGAAGGTGGCGTTGTCATCTTAAATGATATGAATGCAGAGCGTTTAGAAGCTGCTGGAAAAGAATTTTCAACTCAGTTTGGTAAAGATTCTTATAGCACTACGCTTTTAGATGTAACCAGTCAAGAAGATATTGATAAGGCTTTTGATGATGCTGCTTTAGCATTTGGTGGAATTGATATCGTGGTAAATAACGCTGGTTTATCAATTTCTAAAACCATTGGTGATACCACTGAAAAAGATTGGGATTTATTATATGATGTGTTAGTTAAAGGCCAGTTTTTTATCACTCAAGCGGCTGCAAAAACAATGCAAAAGCAAAATATTGGTGGCGATGTTATCAATATTGTGAGTAAAAACGCATTAGTTAGCGGACCAAACAATGCTGGTTATGGTAGTGCCAAAGCTGCCCAATTACATTTAAGCAGATTAAATGCTGCAGAATTAGGTGCAGATCATATTCGTGTAAATGTTGTAAATCCAGATGCTGTAATTAGCGATAGTAATATTTGGGCTGGTGGATGGGCCGAAGGCAGAGCAAAAGCTTACGGCATTACTGTAGCTGAATTACCTGCTTATTACGCCGGACGTACTTTGCTTAATCAAATTATTTTACCTGATGATATTGCAAACGCTTGTTTTGCTTTCGTCGGTGGATTGTTGCAAAAATCTACTGGAAATGTCTTAAATGTAGATGGCGGAGTTGCCGTTGCATTTGTTAGATAA
- a CDS encoding sugar isomerase encodes MNIDQKQIETYNDSLLTSHQRKINFLKEDWSHVDLESVIQKLVDFQIAIPSWALGTGGTRFGRFASNGGEPRTIEEKIEDVGLLHALNGASGAISLHIPWDIPQNAEALKTLASGYGLKFDAVNSNTFQDQADSPYSYKFGSLQNVNKAIRKQAIDHNIEVIKQGIALGSDALTVWLADGSCFPGQLNFRKAFENTLESLQEIYSGLPENWKVFVEYKAFEPNFYSTTVGDWGQSLLYASKLGKKAYTLVDLGHHLPNANIEQIVALLLMEGKLGGFHFNDSKYGDDDLTAGSIKPYQLFLIFNELVEGMDAKGMNHAKDLGWMIDASHNVKDPLEDLLQSVEAIMIAYAQALLVDRKALNEAQDNNDVARCQEILQHTFRSDLRALVAEARLRAGASLSPIGLYRDLNCRTNLVNQRGLNTVATGL; translated from the coding sequence ATGAATATTGACCAGAAACAAATTGAAACTTATAACGACTCTCTTCTAACTTCACATCAGCGTAAAATAAATTTTTTAAAAGAAGATTGGTCGCATGTTGATTTAGAAAGTGTAATCCAGAAATTAGTGGATTTTCAAATTGCCATTCCAAGCTGGGCTTTAGGTACTGGCGGAACAAGATTTGGTCGTTTTGCAAGTAATGGAGGCGAACCTCGAACCATCGAAGAAAAAATTGAAGATGTTGGTTTGTTACATGCTTTAAACGGTGCAAGTGGTGCAATTTCGTTGCATATTCCTTGGGATATCCCGCAAAATGCAGAAGCCTTAAAAACATTAGCTTCTGGATATGGATTAAAATTTGATGCGGTAAATTCAAATACTTTTCAAGATCAGGCAGATTCTCCTTATAGCTATAAATTTGGTTCACTTCAAAATGTAAACAAAGCAATTCGTAAACAGGCTATTGACCACAATATTGAAGTAATTAAACAAGGTATTGCATTAGGTTCTGATGCTTTAACCGTTTGGCTTGCTGATGGATCTTGCTTTCCTGGACAATTAAATTTCCGTAAAGCTTTTGAAAATACGTTAGAAAGTTTACAAGAAATTTATTCGGGTTTGCCAGAAAACTGGAAAGTATTTGTAGAATATAAAGCGTTTGAACCTAATTTTTATTCAACAACAGTTGGAGATTGGGGTCAATCATTACTATATGCATCTAAATTGGGTAAAAAAGCTTATACACTTGTAGATTTAGGTCACCATTTACCAAATGCAAACATTGAGCAAATTGTTGCTTTACTATTAATGGAAGGTAAATTAGGTGGTTTTCACTTTAATGATTCCAAATATGGTGATGATGATTTAACCGCTGGAAGTATCAAACCATATCAACTTTTCTTAATTTTTAATGAATTGGTTGAAGGTATGGATGCAAAAGGAATGAATCATGCTAAAGATTTAGGGTGGATGATTGATGCATCTCACAATGTAAAAGATCCTTTAGAGGATTTATTACAATCTGTTGAAGCCATTATGATTGCTTATGCACAAGCACTTTTGGTGGATAGAAAAGCATTAAACGAAGCGCAGGATAATAATGATGTAGCTCGTTGTCAGGAAATTTTACAACATACTTTCCGTAGTGATTTAAGGGCTTTAGTTGCAGAAGCAAGATTAAGAGCTGGTGCATCATTATCGCCAATTGGTTTATACCGCGACTTAAATTGCAGAACAAATTTAGTTAACCAACGTGGTTTAAATACTGTTGCTACAGGTTTATAA
- a CDS encoding FGGY-family carbohydrate kinase translates to MPKPVIAIFDVGKTNKKLFLIDENYNIVYERSARFVETVDEDGEPCENLESLRLSVYDSLNQVLLLKEFDIKAVNFSSYGASFVYLDEKGKPLTPLYNYLKDYPETLKKEFYETYGGEEKISLETASPILGSLNSGMQLYRLKKERPVLFDKIKYALHLPQYLSYLITGKAVADITSIGCHTQLWDFNENSYHNWVIDEKIDQKFGAFTPADSSSETTFEGKKFQVGVGLHDSSAALIPYLANFSSPFILLSTGTWCISLNPFNQEPLTLSELKEDCLCYMHFKGKAVKASRIFAGNEHEIQLKRIADHFDRAAYLFKHLKFNPAMILKLANKIPENQKDQQEFTANSAFPAREMELFQTAEEAYHQLIFDLIKQQIYSLRLILNPGVKRIFVDGGFGKNAIYMHLLATSLPDIEVYASSVSQATAIGTALAINDAWNTNATPSDIIQLKYYSAIQRTL, encoded by the coding sequence ATGCCTAAGCCAGTTATTGCCATATTTGATGTAGGAAAAACGAATAAAAAACTGTTCCTAATCGATGAAAATTACAATATCGTTTATGAAAGATCTGCTCGATTTGTAGAAACGGTAGACGAAGACGGGGAGCCTTGTGAAAACTTGGAAAGCCTGCGTTTATCTGTTTATGATTCCTTAAATCAAGTTCTACTATTAAAAGAGTTTGATATTAAAGCCGTAAATTTTTCTTCATATGGAGCAAGTTTTGTTTACCTCGATGAAAAAGGAAAACCATTAACACCGCTTTATAATTACTTAAAAGATTACCCAGAGACGCTTAAAAAAGAATTTTATGAAACCTATGGAGGAGAAGAGAAGATTTCATTAGAAACTGCTTCTCCTATATTAGGAAGTTTAAATTCTGGAATGCAACTGTATCGTTTAAAAAAAGAACGACCAGTGCTTTTTGACAAAATAAAATATGCGCTACATTTACCTCAGTATTTAAGTTATTTAATAACAGGCAAAGCTGTTGCGGATATTACCAGTATTGGATGCCATACGCAACTGTGGGATTTTAATGAAAATAGCTACCACAATTGGGTTATTGATGAAAAAATTGATCAAAAGTTTGGAGCGTTTACTCCAGCAGATTCAAGTTCTGAAACAACATTCGAAGGTAAAAAATTTCAGGTAGGAGTAGGGTTGCATGATAGTTCAGCGGCCTTAATTCCTTATTTAGCAAACTTTTCGTCACCATTTATTCTGCTTTCTACCGGTACATGGTGTATCAGTTTAAATCCTTTTAATCAAGAACCTTTAACCTTATCGGAGCTTAAAGAAGATTGCCTTTGTTATATGCATTTTAAAGGAAAAGCGGTTAAAGCATCCCGAATTTTTGCAGGTAATGAACATGAAATTCAGCTTAAAAGGATTGCAGATCATTTTGATCGGGCAGCGTACCTTTTTAAACACTTAAAATTCAATCCTGCCATGATTTTAAAACTGGCAAATAAAATTCCTGAAAATCAAAAAGATCAACAGGAATTCACAGCGAATTCTGCTTTCCCAGCTCGTGAAATGGAGTTGTTTCAAACAGCAGAAGAAGCGTATCATCAACTTATTTTTGATTTGATTAAGCAACAGATTTACTCTTTGCGATTAATTCTAAATCCTGGGGTGAAAAGAATTTTTGTTGATGGAGGATTTGGTAAAAATGCAATTTATATGCATCTTTTGGCAACCTCACTTCCAGATATTGAAGTTTACGCATCATCAGTTTCGCAAGCAACCGCTATCGGAACGGCTTTAGCCATAAATGATGCCTGGAATACGAATGCAACACCAAGCGACATTATACAGCTGAAATATTACTCAGCAATCCAAAGAACATTGTAA
- a CDS encoding GntR family transcriptional regulator produces the protein MKPEELIAYIDVDEYSSTPKYKQLTNAILTAIETGRLKKGNLLPSINELSFSLEISRDTAEKGYRNLRKLGVVDSVPGKGYFIVNTDFSRKLKICLLFNKLSTHKKIVYDSFTKTIGEQASIDFYIYNNDFALFKKMIINKRDDYSHFVIIPHFLEGGENAHEIINTIPKEKLIILDKLLPGVTGDYAAAYENFAQDIYAALEQALERLSHYDTLKIIFPKNSYFPQEILSGFYRFCQQYAFNHKVIHNIKDEEINAGEVYINLMEDDLVTLIERLITNKLKVGKDVGVISYNETALKRIILDGITTISTDFTKLGSLAAEFILKNKAEKIEVPFYLKLRNSL, from the coding sequence GTGAAACCGGAAGAATTAATAGCGTATATTGATGTTGATGAGTATTCATCAACACCCAAATATAAACAGTTAACAAATGCTATTTTAACAGCAATAGAAACTGGAAGACTTAAAAAAGGCAACTTGTTGCCATCAATTAATGAACTCAGTTTTAGCTTAGAAATTTCAAGAGACACTGCCGAAAAAGGCTATAGAAACTTGAGAAAACTTGGCGTTGTTGATTCCGTTCCTGGTAAAGGGTATTTTATTGTTAATACAGATTTCTCTAGAAAGCTTAAAATATGTTTGTTATTTAACAAGCTCAGTACACACAAAAAGATTGTTTACGATTCTTTTACCAAAACCATTGGAGAGCAGGCATCCATAGATTTTTATATCTACAATAATGATTTTGCGCTTTTTAAAAAGATGATTATTAACAAAAGGGATGATTATTCTCATTTTGTTATTATCCCACATTTTTTAGAAGGTGGAGAAAATGCACATGAAATTATCAATACCATTCCAAAAGAGAAATTAATTATATTAGATAAATTGCTGCCTGGCGTTACAGGCGATTATGCTGCGGCCTATGAGAATTTTGCTCAGGATATTTATGCCGCTTTAGAGCAAGCATTAGAGCGTTTATCTCATTACGATACCTTGAAAATTATTTTTCCTAAAAACAGTTATTTTCCCCAAGAAATTTTATCAGGTTTTTATCGTTTTTGTCAGCAATATGCATTTAATCACAAGGTGATTCACAACATTAAAGATGAAGAAATAAATGCCGGTGAAGTTTATATTAATCTTATGGAAGATGATTTGGTCACTTTGATAGAACGGTTAATTACAAATAAATTAAAAGTGGGCAAAGATGTTGGCGTAATATCTTACAATGAAACAGCGCTCAAAAGAATTATTTTAGATGGCATTACAACAATTTCTACTGATTTTACTAAACTAGGAAGTTTAGCGGCAGAGTTTATAC